CATTATTCCTTATTTTGTTCGCATTCATGTTTGTGTAGTTACCGTTGCACACGGGGGAGAAGGTCCGTATCATCTTTACGCCGGTCATGTAGATGGGAGAGCTGCTTACGTTGCACAGGGGGGGACTCCCAGGCACGATGTTGTTGCCACTGTTGTACATGGTCTGTGCGGGTGGGTAGATCTGTGGATAAGCGCATATATACGAGGTATATCTTTTCACCGACAGGCTGGCATtctttttggggggggaacgAAATCAGTTCGCGAATGCCACGTATTGGACAATGAGCACCACCCCCGGTCACTTCTTCCTGCACAGTGGCAAAAACAGTTGTTATGTGTTATTCCTTCCCAAACGTTTTGGTCCTAAAGGAGGTCTCACAAGGTGGTTGCGCTGCCTCCACGCGTGAGTGCTTAGCGGGTGAACGGTTGAGTATGCAAGCAGGGGGGGGTACAcgcaaaaggataaaaataaaaataaaataataatagcaaaatagtaaaacaaaaaaaaaaaataaaaataaaataaaataaaataacctACGCAACGGTTAGCAAAACCATAACACTGTTGGCGTAAAACGTAGGGGGGCGGCATACCATCACGTGTCCTTCTCCAAACGGCTTTTATCGTGCCActtggggggaggagaaaagaaatagCAGCTTACAGTCGagcatatgtacaaaattgcACCCTGTGGATGTGCAACGGGGGTATTATATAGCTACTTCCAAGCGTATCGTTTTTTATGCCACAATGAGCTATGATACGGCTCCTCTCTCttggaatgaaaaaaaaagtcgccAACTAATCAAGGTTGCCGTTCTGTGGAGGATCCCCTCCCTTCATCCCATTAACGTAATTCCCCTGTGATGAATAAAATCATCATGTGGTGACATTTCTAGTCATGTTCACTGTTCAAAGGGGTATCATAAAAACGGTTGCAATACTGCGATGCTACGATGCTGAGAAGCGTATGTAACGTTCGTTGCAACGTTGCCGCATGCTTGCTTCTCACCTGCTTGTACGCGGAggggagagggggaggaatCTGCCATACGGCGAGGCGCATGAAGAATGTACTCGAAAAGAGTTGCCAAACAGTTGCAAAAAGAAGTAACCATTAGTAACTCCATCTGTAACTGTACAAACGATGTTTGTGAGTATGTATGCCAGGGACGGACgcaagataaaaaaaagaaacgagaCGACCGAAGTGACAAAGCtgtatgaacagaaaaaaaNNNNNNNNNNNNNNNNNNNNNNNNNNNNNNNNNNNNNNNNNNNNNNNNNNNNNNNNNNNNNNNNNNNNNNNNNNNNNNNNNNNNNNNNNNNNNNNNNNNNNNNNNNNNNNNNNNNNNNNNNNNNNNNNNNttttttttgcaaaaatagctagctaaATCATTGCGGGTTAACTTTTCCGTATGGGAAAAATTACCTGCAGGAATTTACAGGGTTATTTTTGGTTATGTCATCATtttacaaaagggaaaatataacTAGCACTATGCTTTGGGGGGGACGCTTAGCAAGCATAGGAGGAACAAAGAAAAGGCATGCAttttgctcccctttttgtgcccctGGGATAACGTGCACGCACAAAGGCCGCTTTTATATATGACGAAAAGgagacgaaaaaaggaaatggaaatatttgGTCGTGTCATATGGCATTCACGTGTACCTTGGTACGTCTCAACTTTCCATCCGACCTCGTATTATCATTTTAGCGTCTGGAATAGCGTCAGCTGGTGCATCTTTTGCCGCGGCCTACATGATAAGCCACTCGATGGATACATATATAAGTGCATACTTACCGGGGGGAGAATTACTGCTCACCGTTTTTCACAGCGTGGCTGCGGAGCACTACCCCAAGCGCGCGTCTTTATGGCATGGGCACCACTTGGGCTGCAACTTCCCAAGGGGATCCCTTCTTACATCAGCGCAGCGGAACACATTCGAAGCAATTCCCATGTTGTGGCCCCAGCTGATGTTCGTATCTCCCCGTTTGGAGAAGTTAAGAGGCAAAAATTATGGCTGCCAAAATGTGTGCAATAATTTGGGGTGACCGCAGCACACGGGGAGGGCGGCTTAaccactttttaaaaaaaaactgtgccACCTTCCAGTACGTCTTTAAACTGAGGCACggaaaggaataaataaacGATGCGTATGTTCCACTCCGTTCGATAGGATCTTATCACCTGGTATGTAgtaaagggggggggaccACACATGGGTCATTGGTGTATTCAAACCAATTTGTTCAACTAAACTTTGgaggttcccctttttggttaCTCCTTTTGTGTGCAAGTGGGGGAGGACATTCCTTCCCTtgttgatatattttttttatggcaaaaaaaaaaaaaaaagggcgtcAATTTGGGTGGGGGCCCGGTAGTAATACGCTCTGATGGTTGGCAAAGGGAAATACCGCAACGTTCTGCTTTCGAATGGTCCTACGGAAAATTGCAGAGGGTGCAGAGGATGCGGGGGATGCACAGTTTACACGACGGGGAGGAGGACCCGTTACGCTTtcatgtcgttttttttcttttttttttgccgttgTGTGTGCGTTGTTCGCTCCAAGTTGGCCACCTTGCCAAGTGTAAGAACATGTCGAATGGGACACCCACGAGCTTAGCGCAGTATGTGACATTCTCACGTGGTGCATACTCGATGGAGGAAATAGTTACGAGTGGGAGGGGGATAAAACGAAGCTGCAATGTCAGTGTGTGTTACCTATGAAGAgttgtttattttccctcAATGGGGTTaacggttttttttttttttaattgggATAAATTTTCACGCGTAATTGCCGCACaggaggtttttttttttttttttttctgctccacagtttgctcccttttttgtatcccatattttgcccattttttgctcagCTAGGCTGAACCAGCGTGAGCAGATAGCCAGATGGCGTGATgcgaaagggggagaagcaaactggggagaagcaaactggggagaagcaaacggGGGAGACGCAAACGGGTGATGTGATTACAGTGTGGCGATTTTTTGAGAGAAGCCGCCCAGGACACAGCGGTGAACTCCCGAGTAGACACTCCacggaggagaaaaaaatgccgaGGGGAGAGCTCCAAGCCAAAGGGGAAACGAAGCGCCGCAAGGGAGGTGATGGCGACACGAAGGAAGAGCGGCTAGATCGACCGAACGCGCGCCTGAGCATAATCAAGGACAAGTCATGGAACAGCGAAAGCATGTTTAATAGCATCCTGTTCAGCAACCTATCGAAGGAACAAATCAAAATAGTACAGGTTCCCCTTAACAGGAATTTATGTATCATTGCCTGTCCAGGGTCAGGCAAAACATCCACGCTGACGGCACGCATTATCAGGAGTatcatcgaaaaaaaaaaatctgttgTGTGTATAACCTTCACCAATTATGCAGCCAACGacttgaaggaaaaaataacaaaaaagattAACTGCTTGATAGATCTATATTTAGACACAGATGTGAGGTGCAAACTCTTTACCGACAAAACATTTAGGAAGAAATGCGACACGAGTACCAAGATCCACAGTAAGACTAAGCTCAAAGTGTTGCACACGGTTATGTTTATAGGGACGATCCACTCCTTCTGTAGGTACCTCCTGTTCAAGTACAAAGGagcttttaaaatattaacagATTTTATCAGTTCAAATATCATTAAGCTagcttttaataaattttatgcttcttttttgaagGGTAAATCTAGCCAGGGGATGGGAGTGAATTGTGTCGGGTCAGGCAAAGAGACAGGGGATGAGCACAAGGGGTCTTTCGATTTGATGAGCTTTTTTAGCACTTTGAAGAAAAGCTTCAGTGAGAGGGACGCGCGGGAGATAGAGGACGAGGCGGAGGGGCAGGGCGATGGGGATGGTGATTACGATGGGGAAGACGATGACTATGACGATGACGATGGTGACCACTTTTACAACTACCTCTACCACGTGAAACATGCGAACGAGAGGAAGGACCACTTCGAGCATGCGGACATCCCAAGCATCCTCAAAAAGAAAcacgttttatttttgaagaaaaaaataaaactctTCAAATATGTGGAGCTGTACCAGATGAAGATCGAAATGAACCCCGTGGAGTCAAAGTTCTACGCGGAGTACAAAAGGGTCTTGCAGAATGCAAAACACATTTACTACGACTTCGATGATTTGCTCATCGAGACGTATAGACTGATGAAGGAGGATGAGCGTATCAGGGATAGAATCCTGGACGAGTGGCATTACATGTATTGTGATGAGTTCCAGGATATCAACACGACGCAGTTCAACATTCTGCAGTTTTTTGCCAATGGGAGTCGCGGCAGGGGTGCGGCGGGGAGCGGGGGGACACGCAGCGCAAACcgtccaaatgggggaaaccACCCCAGTGGGGCGAACCACCCAAGTGGGGCCATCCCGCCAGGCAGGGCCCACGAGTCGGACAGGAGCCTCACCGTCATCGGGGACGACGACCAATCCATTTACTCCTTCAGGGGTGCCCACATTAACGTATTCGACAAAATTATACGAGAACACAACTGCCTTCTGTTCAAACTTGGCACCAATTTTAGAAGTACCAAAGAAATCGTCCGAGTTTCTTGCAACCTGATTTTGCACAATGCCAGTTGCAGAATAGCAAAGGAGTTACGCACGAATAACGTGCAGGGAGAGAAGGTAAGCTTCCATGCCTTCAAAACGAACAATGACCAGGTATCCTTTATCTTGagccaaataatttttttaaaaaaaaagtacagctATAAGTTTGGCGATTTTGTTATCCTGTCTAGGACGAACAGGACATTGAAGGAGACTCTCAAGTGCATGCACAGCGTGGATGTCAGGAGGAGGGCGGTGAAGTTCTTTCGCGAGCTGGGCAAGGCGGAGAGGGGTGCGCCTAGATGTGGGGCAGGGGGGGCGGCAGGATGTGCGGCAGGATGTGCGGCAGGATGTGCGGCAGGCGGAGGAATAGCCGGGGGGACAACCGTCGGGACAGCCGTCGGGACAGCCGGCGGGGCAGCCGGCGGGGCAGCCGGGGGGGACCAGCACTGGGCGGACGTAACCACAGACACATTCAAAATACCAATCAAAGAgctgaacaaaaagaagtCCTTCTTCGGGTCGAAAGAAATAGTGGAGTTAATAACTGTCCTAAGGTTCCTCCTCAACGTGGACGATGACATCATATTGAAGAAGGCTTTCAAGATTGTAAAAAACGACAAGGCGGTGCGGGGCATCCTGGACAAGCTGGAAAGCAGCGACTTTGGCGGCATCGCGCAAGAGGGGCAAGCATCCTCAACTGTGAAAGAGGCATCCTCACCTGTGAAAGAGGTATCCTCACCTGTTGCAGGATTATCCTCACCTGTTGCAGGGGTATCCTCACCCCCTGCGGGGGGAACCGCCCTCCCTGGGGGGAACAGCCCCTCCCTTTTCAACCGTATCGAGAGGATCACCCAGTGGTATATCCTATTGAAGAGGAGCCAATTGAACGGAGACGAGGTCCACCAATTGGATATGTTCACAGAaggggagataaaaaaaattctagacttttttttttgtgtaaattattttttaaaattcgcTTCACAACCCAACTCTGTGTACAGCCTGGTGATGGACCTGCTCAGCAAAACCAGTTTCGTGAAAAGGACTCTCAAAAGGATTAGGCGGAGACGGGACGCCGAGGTGGAAGGGGAGCAGGGGGAGGAGCGGAAGAGGCTGGATGAGCTGGAGCAGCGGGAGGAACGGAAGAGGCTGGATGAGCCGGAGGAGCGGGAGGAACGGAAGAGGCTGGATGAGCCGGAGGAGCGGAAAAAGCTGGATGAGCCGCAGCATCGGGAGGAGCCGGAGCAGCGGAAGAAGCGCTCCTTCGACGAGTGCACGGGTGACAGCGATGCGAGCCACCCCGACCTCGTGAACGAACTCAAAATTAAGCGAGATCTCCGCACGCACTTCGGACTCAGCGAAGAAGACCTCGCGGAACacgaaatgcaaaatatattcgtCCTCTTAGAGATGACAATGGAATACAAGCCAAACCAGATAAATGAGAAATGCTCAGACTGTCTGATTTCCTTCCTGAACGATTTTAAGAATAACATACACGACAGGATGTTAGTGGAGAAGGTGACCCTGACGACAATCCACAAGTCGAAGGGGTTGGAGTGGAAGGTGGTCTTTATTGTCAATGCTATGGAAGGGGAAATGCCTCAGACGGCGGAGAGTAATAGGGACATAATTGAGGAgcggaaaattttttatgtaggcATTACTAGGGCCAAGTTTTTCTTGTACCTGCTCTGCTTCTTGCAGAACAGTCACACGGCGGAGAAGAACACCGTGTCGAGGTTCGTCAGTCAGATGGCCATTTGAGCGTGAGCGGACCTTCCGCGGGCAGCATTAGTGAGGGAGGAGCAGTGAGGAAGAAATCGTCAGGAAGCAATAGTGACGAAGCAATAGTGACGAAGCAATCGTGACGAAGCAATAGTGACGAAGCTATCGTGACGAAGCTATCGTGACGAAGCAATTGTGGGACAGCCAGCCCAGTAGCGTGTTATCACCCTTTTTTGGaggcgccttttttttttttgtgtcagTACAGGGGAGGAAAGAAGGATGATGTGACGCCTCGAACTAGTCCCATCATTTAGCAAAGCTGCGCGGTGCGTTGGGCATTCCCGCGCATGTGTGCACGGGGGCAGGGGGCCCTCCCGTCTTTTCGTGCGGTGAGATGGAGGTgcggtggagcggtggaGCGGCGAAACGAAAACTACTGCGCCGTTCCCATCTGCCAAACATCTTCCCACGCGAGAGAGGCATCACCAATGGGAGAGTCCCTCCCCTCTGTATAAGCGTCCAATGCATTCCCACACGATgtaaaacgatttttttttttttttttttcaacccaCTTGTAACATCTCTTGCGCCTGAAGGAGCCCAGCGGGGGAAACCCAAAATGTCCGTTCACTTCCGCGAGTTGTTTCCCTCGAACAAGTACTGACAGAGGATCGCT
The sequence above is drawn from the Plasmodium cynomolgi strain B DNA, chromosome 10, whole genome shotgun sequence genome and encodes:
- a CDS encoding UvrD/REP helicase (putative) is translated as MPRGELQAKGETKRRKGGDGDTKEERLDRPNARLSIIKDKSWNSESMFNSILFSNLSKEQIKIVQVPLNRNLCIIACPGSGKTSTLTARIIRSIIEKKKSVVCITFTNYAANDLKEKITKKINCLIDLYLDTDVRCKLFTDKTFRKKCDTSTKIHSKTKLKVLHTVMFIGTIHSFCRYLLFKYKGAFKILTDFISSNIIKLAFNKFYASFLKGKSSQGMGVNCVGSGKETGDEHKGSFDLMSFFSTLKKSFSERDAREIEDEAEGQGDGDGDYDGEDDDYDDDDGDHFYNYLYHVKHANERKDHFEHADIPSILKKKHVLFLKKKIKLFKYVELYQMKIEMNPVESKFYAEYKRVLQNAKHIYYDFDDLLIETYRLMKEDERIRDRILDEWHYMYCDEFQDINTTQFNILQFFANGSRGRGAAGSGGTRSANRPNGGNHPSGANHPSGAIPPGRAHESDRSLTVIGDDDQSIYSFRGAHINVFDKIIREHNCLLFKLGTNFRSTKEIVRVSCNLILHNASCRIAKELRTNNVQGEKVSFHAFKTNNDQVSFILSQIIFLKKKYSYKFGDFVILSRTNRTLKETLKCMHSVDVRRRAVKFFRELGKAERGAPRCGAGGAAGCAAGCAAGCAAGGGIAGGTTVGTAVGTAGGAAGGAAGGDQHWADVTTDTFKIPIKELNKKKSFFGSKEIVELITVLRFLLNVDDDIILKKAFKIVKNDKAVRGILDKLESSDFGGIAQEGQASSTVKEASSPVKERSQLNGDEVHQLDMFTEGEIKKILDFFFCVNYFLKFASQPNSVYSLVMDLLSKTSFVKRTLKRIRRRRDAEVEGEQGEERKRLDELEQREERKRLDEPEEREERKRLDEPEERKKLDEPQHREEPEQRKKRSFDECTGDSDASHPDLVNELKIKRDLRTHFGLSEEDLAEHEMQNIFVLLEMTMEYKPNQINEKCSDCLISFLNDFKNNIHDRMLVEKVTLTTIHKSKGLEWKVVFIVNAMEGEMPQTAESNRDIIEERKIFYVGITRAKFFLYLLCFLQNSHTAEKNTVSRFVSQMAI